A genome region from Nicotiana tabacum cultivar K326 chromosome 13, ASM71507v2, whole genome shotgun sequence includes the following:
- the LOC107804298 gene encoding monothiol glutaredoxin-S1-like encodes MDMVMKLGAESPVVIFSKSTCCMSHSIETLIRGFGANPTVYELDKLPTGRQMENALVELGCQLSVPAVFIGKDFVGGSNEIMSLNVRGKLKQLLLRANAIWI; translated from the coding sequence ATGGATATGGTGATGAAGTTGGGAGCAGAAAGTCCAGTAGTGATTTTCAGCAAAAGCACTTGTTGCATGTCTCACAGTATCGAAACCCTAATCCGAGGTTTCGGAGCAAATCCTACAGTTTATGAGCTCGATAAACTTCCAACTGGGAGGCAAATGGAGAATGCATTGGTTGAATTAGGGTGTCAACTAAGTGTGCCAGCCGTGTTCATTGGCAAGGATTTTGTTGGTGGTTCTAATGAGATTATGAGTCTTAATGTTAGAGGCAAGCTCAAACAATTGCTTCTAAGGGCTAATGCTATTTGGATATAG